From the Rhodococcus sp. NBC_00297 genome, one window contains:
- a CDS encoding 1,4-dihydroxy-2-naphthoyl-CoA synthase has protein sequence MTDQTSPFQPEQWTAVPGFEDLVDITYHRHVTDGTVRIAFDRPEVRNAFRPGTVDELYRTLDHARMTSDVGAVLLTGNGPSEKDGGWAFCSGGDQRIRGRSGYQYASGDTAETVDRARAGRLHILEVQRLIRTMPKVVICLVNGWAAGGGHSLHVVCDLTLASREHARFKQTDADVGSFDGGYGSAYLAKMVGQKFAREIFFLGDTYTAEDMHRMGAVNKVVDHADLETVAIEWGRTINGKSPQAQRMLKYAFNLQDDGLVGQQLFAGEATRLAYMTDEAVEGRDSFLEKREPDWSPYPWYF, from the coding sequence GTGACCGATCAGACCTCGCCGTTCCAGCCCGAGCAGTGGACCGCGGTCCCCGGCTTCGAGGACCTGGTGGACATCACGTACCACCGCCACGTCACCGACGGCACCGTGCGCATCGCGTTCGATCGCCCCGAGGTACGCAACGCCTTCCGCCCCGGCACCGTCGACGAGCTGTACCGCACGCTCGACCACGCCCGGATGACCTCCGACGTCGGCGCCGTCCTCCTCACGGGCAACGGGCCCAGTGAGAAGGACGGCGGGTGGGCCTTCTGTTCCGGCGGCGACCAGCGCATCCGGGGGCGGTCCGGCTACCAGTACGCCAGCGGCGACACGGCCGAGACCGTGGACCGGGCGCGCGCGGGACGCCTGCACATCCTCGAGGTGCAGCGCCTGATCCGCACGATGCCCAAGGTCGTGATCTGCCTCGTCAACGGGTGGGCCGCGGGCGGCGGACACAGCCTGCACGTGGTCTGCGACCTGACTCTGGCGAGCCGGGAACACGCCCGCTTCAAGCAGACCGATGCCGACGTGGGCAGCTTCGACGGCGGATACGGCAGCGCGTACCTGGCGAAGATGGTGGGCCAGAAGTTCGCTCGCGAGATCTTCTTCCTCGGTGACACCTACACCGCCGAGGACATGCACCGGATGGGTGCTGTGAACAAGGTGGTCGATCACGCCGACCTCGAGACCGTCGCCATCGAGTGGGGGCGCACGATCAACGGCAAGTCCCCGCAGGCGCAGCGGATGCTCAAGTACGCGTTCAATCTTCAGGACGACGGGCTGGTGGGGCAGCAGCTGTTCGCGGGCGAGGCGACGCGGTTGGCCTACATGACCGACGAGGCCGTGGAGGGTCGCGACTCGTTCCTCGAGAAGCGTGAGCCGGACTGGTCTCCCTACCCCTGGTACTTCTGA
- a CDS encoding o-succinylbenzoate synthase — protein sequence MTAAPAPGLDEIVASAHVLSLPMRTRFRGITTREVLVFSGPAGWGEFGAFPEYDDAEASAWLRAGIEMAWQGAPDPVRDHVEVNATVPAVPAAEVPAVLARYPGTRTAKVKVAEKGQTLDDDVARVEAVRALVPTVRVDANGGWTVDEAETALRALTENGDLEYAEQPCATVEELAEVRRRVRGVSIAADESIRRAEDPLRVVRAGAADVAVVKVPPLGGVRAVLRLAEELAQYGVPVVVSSALDSAIGMSAGLAAAAALPSSAACGLGTGALFVTDVAEPRALVDGRLRVDTVVPDADRLRELAAPDDRRTWWLERLARCHPLALL from the coding sequence GTGACGGCGGCACCCGCTCCCGGGCTCGACGAGATCGTCGCGTCGGCCCACGTGCTGTCGCTGCCCATGCGCACCCGGTTCCGCGGCATCACGACGCGGGAGGTACTGGTGTTCTCCGGACCCGCCGGATGGGGCGAGTTCGGCGCGTTCCCCGAGTACGACGACGCCGAGGCGTCGGCGTGGCTGCGTGCCGGCATCGAGATGGCCTGGCAGGGCGCGCCCGATCCGGTGCGGGACCACGTCGAGGTCAACGCCACCGTGCCCGCGGTGCCCGCCGCCGAGGTGCCCGCCGTGCTCGCGCGCTATCCCGGCACGCGCACGGCGAAGGTCAAGGTCGCCGAGAAGGGCCAGACCCTCGACGACGACGTCGCACGAGTCGAGGCGGTCCGGGCGCTCGTCCCCACCGTGCGTGTCGACGCCAACGGGGGCTGGACGGTCGACGAGGCCGAGACGGCCCTGCGTGCCCTCACCGAGAACGGTGACCTCGAGTACGCGGAGCAGCCCTGCGCGACGGTCGAGGAACTCGCCGAGGTGCGCAGACGCGTGCGCGGAGTGTCGATCGCCGCCGACGAGAGCATCCGGCGAGCCGAGGACCCGCTGCGCGTGGTGCGGGCCGGGGCCGCCGACGTGGCCGTCGTCAAGGTGCCGCCGCTGGGCGGGGTGCGGGCGGTGCTGCGGCTCGCCGAGGAATTGGCGCAGTACGGCGTCCCCGTGGTCGTGTCGAGCGCCCTCGACTCGGCGATCGGCATGTCGGCGGGACTCGCTGCGGCGGCGGCCCTGCCGTCGAGTGCCGCGTGCGGCCTGGGCACCGGCGCACTGTTCGTCACCGACGTGGCCGAGCCGCGAGCACTCGTCGACGGTCGGCTGCGGGTCGACACCGTCGTCCCCGATGCGGATCGACTCCGCGAGCTCGCCGCCCCGGACGATCGGCGGACGTGGTGGCTGGAGCGTCTCGCCCGGTGCCATCCCCTCGCTCTGTTGTAG
- a CDS encoding VOC family protein: MEVLASRIILRPRNVDETLSFYRDRLRLGIFREYPGGVVFFAGQSLIEVAGHGEPTAGAGAGAGATILLQVRDVEAARAELEAAGVEIVRPPQTEPWGLTEMWIADPDGTRIVVVEVPPDHPQRRG; encoded by the coding sequence ATGGAGGTGCTGGCGAGCCGGATCATCCTGCGGCCGAGAAACGTCGACGAGACCCTGAGCTTCTATCGGGACCGGTTGCGGCTCGGCATCTTCCGCGAGTATCCCGGTGGCGTGGTGTTCTTCGCGGGGCAGTCGCTGATCGAGGTGGCGGGCCACGGCGAGCCGACGGCGGGGGCGGGGGCGGGGGCGGGGGCGACGATTCTCCTGCAGGTGCGTGACGTCGAGGCGGCGCGCGCCGAACTCGAGGCGGCGGGCGTCGAGATCGTGCGGCCCCCGCAGACCGAGCCCTGGGGACTGACGGAGATGTGGATCGCCGACCCCGACGGCACACGCATCGTCGTGGTCGAGGTTCCGCCCGACCATCCGCAACGCCGTGGCTGA
- a CDS encoding DUF6918 family protein, translating to MASLQTTLLDENTAPAVRADVRALIDAEVSDKKGASGLAVKGGYGAVKKVSPSVVDDAVAKLWPSFVEKLDPFWQRYQAAPTGTFGEFLAANGDEASDALLSVTDARIDETSKSTIKKAYSSLRPSAKKNVTEALPRVGALVQKYAA from the coding sequence GTGGCATCACTGCAGACCACCCTCCTCGACGAGAACACCGCACCGGCCGTGCGCGCGGACGTCCGCGCGCTGATCGACGCCGAGGTCTCCGACAAGAAGGGCGCCTCCGGCCTGGCGGTCAAGGGCGGATACGGCGCCGTGAAGAAGGTGAGCCCCAGCGTCGTCGACGATGCGGTCGCCAAGCTGTGGCCGAGCTTCGTCGAGAAGCTCGACCCGTTCTGGCAGCGGTACCAGGCCGCGCCGACCGGCACGTTCGGTGAGTTCCTCGCCGCGAACGGTGACGAGGCGTCCGACGCGCTGCTGTCCGTCACCGACGCGCGCATCGACGAGACCAGCAAGTCGACCATCAAGAAGGCGTACTCCTCGCTCCGCCCGTCGGCGAAGAAGAACGTCACCGAGGCTCTCCCGCGCGTCGGCGCCCTGGTGCAGAAGTACGCAGCCTGA
- the menE gene encoding o-succinylbenzoate--CoA ligase: MADLTVLPVPSGDSVLGLLPRLRAVLDGTAEPVLPVPADDDRERRRLADALSPGTPAEPGTAMVLATSGSTGTPKGALLGAAALRASAAATHARLGGPGQWLLALPAHHIAGMQVVLRSLAAGHEPAVVDVSTGFDPAHLVRAVASMSGPRRYTSLVPTQMVKALDRPDAVAALASLDAVLLGGAATPAPVLDRALAAGITVVRTYGMSETCGGCVYDGVPLDGVTVGLEADGRVRLGGPTLANGYRGMPDHPAFAEAGWFRTDDLGRLQGDRLQILGRADDAITTGGLTVVPRVVEDAVAGIDGVSECVVVGVPDPRLGERVGALVVLRPGVELSPESLRAAVADALGPAAAPRQVLFVDALPARGPGKVDRAAARTTLVACGPTE, translated from the coding sequence GTGGCTGATCTGACCGTCCTCCCGGTGCCCAGCGGAGACTCGGTGCTGGGTCTGCTGCCGCGACTGCGCGCCGTGCTCGACGGTACCGCCGAGCCGGTCCTGCCGGTCCCCGCCGACGACGATCGTGAGCGTCGACGCCTCGCCGACGCGCTGTCACCGGGCACTCCCGCGGAGCCGGGTACCGCGATGGTGCTCGCGACGTCCGGGTCGACGGGAACCCCGAAGGGGGCCCTGCTCGGGGCGGCCGCACTCCGGGCCAGCGCCGCCGCCACCCATGCCCGGCTGGGTGGGCCGGGACAGTGGTTGCTCGCGCTGCCGGCCCATCACATCGCCGGGATGCAGGTGGTCCTACGCTCCCTCGCCGCCGGCCACGAACCCGCGGTGGTGGACGTGTCGACGGGATTCGACCCCGCGCACCTCGTCCGCGCGGTCGCGTCGATGAGCGGGCCCCGGCGCTACACCTCCCTCGTCCCCACCCAGATGGTGAAGGCGCTCGATCGTCCGGACGCCGTCGCGGCGCTCGCGTCCCTCGACGCCGTTCTGCTCGGCGGGGCCGCGACCCCGGCTCCCGTGCTCGACCGCGCACTCGCTGCGGGGATCACCGTGGTCCGCACCTACGGGATGAGCGAGACCTGCGGCGGGTGCGTCTACGACGGCGTTCCCCTGGACGGCGTGACCGTCGGCCTCGAGGCGGACGGCCGGGTGCGCCTCGGCGGACCCACACTGGCGAACGGTTACCGCGGAATGCCTGATCACCCGGCGTTCGCCGAGGCGGGGTGGTTCCGCACCGATGATCTCGGACGCCTGCAGGGCGACCGTCTGCAGATTCTCGGGAGGGCCGACGACGCCATCACCACGGGCGGACTCACCGTCGTACCGCGAGTGGTGGAAGACGCCGTCGCGGGGATCGACGGGGTCTCCGAGTGCGTCGTGGTCGGCGTTCCCGATCCGCGCCTGGGCGAACGGGTGGGCGCACTGGTGGTGCTGCGGCCCGGTGTCGAGCTGTCGCCGGAGTCTCTCCGGGCGGCCGTCGCCGACGCGCTCGGCCCTGCCGCGGCACCCCGGCAGGTGCTGTTCGTGGACGCGCTCCCGGCCCGCGGCCCGGGCAAGGTGGACCGCGCGGCGGCGCGAACGACGCTGGTCGCGTGTGGTCCGACCGAATGA
- a CDS encoding PaaI family thioesterase: MTDDSPHGGFPKFTRATPPPDYGRLIEALRTVQDLAVSTDLPDDQLALAADQAEKLAATMAPYVVPEGLSPAGRALELPGRGSLLMLPWTVEKYGAEGVRSTGVFRRFHLGGNGAAHGGTLPLLFDDLFGLIQHAYGRPISRTAFLHIDYRAVTPLNEQLVAEGHVTKVEGRKTFIEARLTKQDGTLVAESNALMVQLLPGQQ, encoded by the coding sequence ATGACCGACGATTCCCCCCACGGCGGATTCCCGAAGTTCACCAGGGCCACGCCGCCGCCGGACTACGGCCGGTTGATCGAGGCGTTGCGCACCGTCCAGGACCTCGCGGTGTCCACGGACCTGCCGGACGACCAGCTCGCCCTGGCCGCCGACCAGGCGGAGAAACTCGCTGCGACCATGGCGCCGTACGTGGTGCCGGAGGGTCTGTCACCGGCGGGCCGCGCGCTGGAGCTCCCGGGCCGCGGCAGTCTGCTGATGCTGCCGTGGACCGTCGAGAAATACGGCGCCGAGGGCGTGCGGTCCACCGGTGTGTTCCGCCGGTTCCATCTCGGCGGCAACGGCGCAGCCCACGGCGGCACGCTGCCGTTGCTGTTCGACGACCTCTTCGGGCTGATCCAGCACGCGTACGGTCGCCCGATCAGCCGCACCGCTTTCCTGCACATCGACTACCGCGCCGTGACCCCGTTGAACGAGCAGCTCGTCGCCGAGGGGCACGTGACGAAGGTCGAGGGCCGCAAGACGTTCATCGAGGCCCGGTTGACCAAGCAGGACGGCACTCTCGTCGCCGAGAGCAACGCCCTCATGGTGCAGTTGCTCCCCGGCCAGCAGTGA